From the genome of Ananas comosus cultivar F153 linkage group 16, ASM154086v1, whole genome shotgun sequence, one region includes:
- the LOC109722499 gene encoding hypersensitive-induced response protein 1, which translates to MGQAFCCIQVEQSSVAIKEQFGKYDEVLEPGCHCLPWISGKRVAGYLTLRLQQLDVRCETKTKDNVFVNVVASIQYRVLSNKASDAYYKLSNAKSQIQAYVFDVIRASVPKLNLDDAFEQKNEIARAVEEELEKAMSAYGYEIVQTLIVDIEPDEHVKRAMNEINAAARLRMAANEKAEAEKIIQIKRAEGEAEAKYLSGLGIARQRQAIVDGLRDSVIGFSVNVPGTTAKDVMDMVLITQYFDTMKEIGAASKSSSVFIPHGPGAVKDIATQIRDGLLQASQH; encoded by the exons ATGGGTCAGGCATTCTGCTGCATTCAGGTTGAGCAATCTTCTGTTGCTATCAAGGAACAATTTGGAAAGTATGATGAAGTGCTCGAGCCAGGGTGCCATTGCCTGCCATGGATTTCTGGTAAGCGCGTAGCAGGCTATCTCACTCTCCGGTTGCAGCAGTTGGATGTGCGATGTGAGACGAAGACAAAG GATAATGTTTTCGTTAACGTTGTGGCATCTATTCAATATCGTGTCCTGTCTAACAAGGCGAGCGACGCTTATTACAAACTGAGTAACGCAAAATCTCAGATTCAAGCTTATGTGTTTGATG TAATCAGAGCCAGTGTTCCGAAGCTCAATCTCGACGATGCTTTTGAGCAGAAGAATGAGATAGCAAGAGCTGTGGAAGAGGAACTTGAGAAGGCCATGTCAGCGTATGGCTATGAAATCGTGCAGACGCTGATTGTTGATATTGAGCCAGACGAGCACGTGAAGCGAGCCATGAATGAAATCAACGCAG CTGCGAGGCTAAGGATGGCTGCGAATGAGAAAGCAGAAGCGGAGAAGATTATCCAAATAAAGCGTGCAGAGGGGGAAGCAGAAGCCAAGTATCTGTCAGGTCTCGGTATAGCTCGCCAGAGGCAAGCAATCGTAGACGGTCTGAGGGACAGTGTTATCGGCTTCTCCGTGAATGTGCCAGGGACGACGGCAAAGGATGTGATGGACATGGTCTTAATCACGCAGTACTTTGATACCATGAAGGAGATCGGCGCGGCCTCCAAGTCTTCATCCGTGTTCATCCCACACGGGCCCGGGGCCGTCAAGGATATCGCCACTCAGATCCGCGACGGGTTGCTTCAAGCTTCTCAGCACTAA
- the LOC109722611 gene encoding mitochondrial outer membrane protein porin 1-like: MGPGLYSEIGKRARDLLYKDFHTDQKFTITTYTSEGVAITASGTKKNDFMFGEIQSQLRNKNITVDVKASSDSNLFTIVTVDELATPGLKTIFSFVVPDQRSGKVEVQYLHDYAGINASIGLTANPIVNFSGVLGTKALSAGADVSFDTATGNFTKYNAGLSITNADLVAALTLNNKGDSLSASYYHSVNPLWNTAVGAELTHSFSTNENTLTFGTQHALDPLTTVKARFNNYGKASALIQHEWRPKSLFTVSAEVDTTAIEKSSKVGLSLVLKP, encoded by the exons ATGGGGCCTGGTCTCTACTCCGAGATCGGAAAAAGAGctagag ATCTTTTGTACAAGGATTTCCACACGGATCAGAAGTTTACGATCACGACCTACACCTCGGAGGGAGTT GCAATCACAGCCTCAGGCACAAAGAAAAATGACTTCATGTTTGGCGAGATTCAGTCTCAGCTAAGGAACAAGAATATCACTGTTGATGTGAAAGCAAGCTCAGACTCAAAT CTTTTTACAATTGTTACTGTTGATGAGCTTGCAACACCAGGTCTAAAGACAATTTTCAGCTTCGTTGTTCCAGATCAGAGGTCTGGGAAG GTTGAAGTTCAGTATTTGCATGATTACGCAGGCATAAACGCAAGCATTGGGTTGACGGCTAATCCCATTGTTAACTTTTCTGGTGTGCTTGGGACTAAAGCTCTTTCGGCTGGAGCTGATGTGTCATTTGACACTGCAACCGGGAATTTCACCAAGTACAATGCTGGATTGAGCATCACCAATGCTGATCTCGTAGCAGCTTTAACTTT GAACAACAAAGGAGACAGCCTGAGCGCTTCCTACTACCACTCGGTCAACCCCTTGTGGAACACCGCAGTGGGGGCGGAGCTGACCCACAGCTTCTCGACCAATGAGAACACCCTCACCTTCGGGACGCAGCACGCTCTGGATCCTCTTACTACGGTGAAAGCCCGCTTCAACAATTATGGCAAGGCCAGCGCCCTCATCCAGCACGAGTGGCGGCCCAAGTCGCTCTTCACCGTCTCTGCTGAGGTCGACACCACGGCCATCGAGAAGAGCTCCAAGGTTGGCTTGTCTCTCGTGCTCAAGCCTTGA
- the LOC109722638 gene encoding protein arginine methyltransferase NDUFAF7, mitochondrial isoform X1, protein MLRRSLSRLSPLLSNGALRPLPPLSSLSLRPLRLSSSSQTLNPPTTPPPQEDDAINDLEGPAPRMTVSIDRSGLHNPPEHSHEASSDSELVKHLKSIIRFRGGPISVAEYMEEVLTNPHSGFYINRDVFGASGDFVTSPEVSQMFGEMVGVWTMCLWEQMGQPENVNLIELGPGRGTLMADLLRGSSKFVNFTKSLNIHLVECSPALQKVQYNTLKCAEDVLGEESSTKRPISGISGAPVHWHAALEQVPSGLPTIILAHEFYDALPIHQFQKTSRGWCEKMIDVSEDSSFQFVLSRHPSPSLLYLSKRCKWASAAEVEQFEHIEVCPKAMELTEQIAKRISLDGGGALIIDYGKNGIVSDSLQAIRKHKFVHILDDPGSADLSAYVDFASIRHSAEEVSENISVHGPITQSQFLGSLGINFRVEALLQNCTEEQAETLRTGYWRLVGDGEAPFWEGPDEQTPIGMGTRYLAVAIVNKRQGAPVPFE, encoded by the exons ATGCTTCGGAGATCGCTCTCGCGACTCTCGCCTCTCCTCTCCAATGGCGCCCTCCGCCCCCttcctcccctctcctctctctcccttcgcCCTCTGCGTCTCTCGTCCTCCTcgcaaaccctaaaccctcctACTACTCCTCCGCCTCAAGAGGACGACGCCATTAACGACCTTGAAGGTCCCGCCCCGAGGATGACCGTCTCGATCGATCGCTCCGGGTTACACAATCCCCCAG AGCACTCGCATGAGGCTTCGTCGGATTCTGAGCTCGTTAAGCATCTCAAGAGCATTATAAGG TTTCGTGGAGGTCCAATATCAGTTGCTGAGTACATGGAAGAAGTTTTGACTAATCCGCATTCAGGATTTTACATTAATCGAGATGTATTCGGCGCTTCTGGTGATTTTGTCACGTCTCCTGAAGTGAGCCAAATGTTTGGCGAG ATGGTTGGAGTATGGACTATGTGCCTTTGGGAGCAGATGGGACAGCCTGAAAATGTGAATCTAATTGAACTTGGCCCAGGACGTGGTACCCTAATGGCTGATTTACTTCGT GGCTCATCCAAATTTGTCAATTTCACAAAGTCGCTCAACATTCACTTGGTAGAGTGCAGTCCTGCCTTGCAGAAGGTTCAGTACAATACATTAAAATGTGCAGAGGATGTTCTTGGTGAAGAAAGTAGCACAAAAAGGCCAATTAGTGGGATATCCGGAGCTCCGGTTCATTGGCATGCCGCTCTGGAACAGGTTCCGTCCGGAT TGCCAACAATTATCCTCGCACACGAGTTCTATGATGCTCTACCAATCCATCAATTTCAG AAAACTTCACGTGGGTGGTGTGAGAAGATGATAGACGTCTCTGAGGATTCATC GTTTCAATTTGTTCTATCTCGACATCCCAGCCCCTCTCTACTTTACCTATCCAAGCGTTGCAAATGGGCTAGTGCTGCGGAAGTAGAGCAGTTCGAACATATTGAAGTGTGTCCGAAAGCAATGGAGCTTACTGAACAAATTGCAAAGAGAATTAGTTTGGATGGTGGGGGAGCTCTGATAATTGATTATGGCAAAAATGGAATTGTTTCAGATAGTCTGCAG GCTATTCGGAAACATAAATTTGTACACATACTTGATGACCCTGGCTCCGCTGATCTGAGCGCTTATGTTGATTTTGCATCCATCAGGCATTCGGCTGAAGAAGTTTCAG aaaatatatcagtTCATGGTCCAATAACACAATCTCAATTCTTGGGTTCGCTCGGCATAAACTTCCGTGTGGAAGCCTTATTGCAAAACTGCACCGAAGAGCAAGCGGAGACTCTACGAACTGGCTATTGGCGGCTTGTGGGGGATGGTGAAGCTCCATTTTGGGAGGGACCTGATGAACAGACGCCCATCGGTATGGGTACGAGATATTTGGCCGTGGCTATTGTTAACAAGCGGCAAGGTGCGCCCGTTCCATTTGAATGA
- the LOC109722347 gene encoding inactive protein RESTRICTED TEV MOVEMENT 2-like, which yields MASKQGKVLETQILEPKVEWYEDTENHVLRVRLPGFKKDDFRVQIDNFGNLTIKGQRPLGENKLELLHKVLQVPSNSNVDKVTGRYEGDCLSVTFPKIPAQEKEQEKGMEVPPQKRKDEKEEKREEKPPQKEGREEPKSRDEKFEKDYGSPDKKPKYVSEEKEKKEEKVEQKEEYSRPQEAMPRSSGVGEEAGPKKREVATAWKKKVKEAIEGWSDYEFLDDLKETICKKKEVIAVAVAAFTIGFYVSRKLK from the exons ATGGCTAGCAAACAAGGAAAGGTTCTAGAGACTCAAATTCTCGAACCGAAAGTCGAGTGGTATGAAGATACGGAAAATCATGTCCTCCGTGTTCGTCTTCCAG GTTTCAAGAAGGACGACTTCAGGGTGCAAATCGATAACTTCGGTAATCTAACAATAAAGGGACAAAGACCATTAGGCGAGAACAAATTGGAACTCTTGCATAAGGTTCTCCAAGTTCCCAGCAATTCCAATGTAGACAAAGTAACCGGGAGATACGAAGGGGATTGTCTCTCGGTAACCTTTCCCAAAATCCCTGCACAAGAAAAGGAACAAGAGAAAGGAATGGAAGTGCCGCCGCAGAAAAGGAAAGAcgagaaggaagagaagagagaggagaaaccCCCTCAAAAGGAGGGGAGAGAAGAGCCGAAGAGCCGCGACGAGAAGTTTGAGAAAGACTACGGTAGTCCCGACAAGAAACCAAAGTACGTTAgcgaagagaaggaaaagaaagaagaaaaggttGAACAAAAGGAGGAGTATTCTAGACCGCAAGAAGCAATGCCGAGAAGCAGCGGAGTGGGCGAAGAGGCGGGGCCGAAGAAGAGAGAGGTGGCAACTGCATGGAAAAAGAAAGTTAAGGAGGCGATTGAAGGATGGTCCGACTACGAATTTTTAGATGATCTAAAGGAAACAATCTGCAAGAAAAAGGAGGTCATTGCTGTAGCTGTTGCTGCATTCACTATCGGGTTCTACGTATCTCGAAAGCTCAAGTAA
- the LOC109721956 gene encoding putative pentatricopeptide repeat-containing protein At5g40405, with amino-acid sequence MRSLRNVIPRYNPAALIDSTTTLPQIHQIHAHLLVAGFLGDPFHYAKLVADLALSSSSSSSSNLAYAHLLLRRSPHPPSLFALNSLIRAHSKGPDPLLAFPLYRRLLRSLPPDNFTFTFLVRASAAAAAASGPAVHAAALRRGLAADAHVQSGLIHMYAELGLPAASRAVYDEVERPDLVARTAMVGALAQCGEVGSAREMFDEMPRRDPVAWNAMIAGYAHVGRSREALELFSAMQSEGVRVGEATMVSVLTACAHLGALDQGKWAHAYVQKHKLRITVTLGTALIDMYSKCGNIERAMEVFRSMRERNVYTWSSAIGGLAMNGASEECLELFDLMQREGVQPNAITFLSVLRACCVAGLVDEGRAYFASMRARHGIEPWQEHYGCVVDLYGRAGRLGEALAFINAMPTAPHAGAWGALLHACRLHGDVALGEHATRRILESESANDAAHVLLSNTYAASRDWAGVSRVRESMRAKGVRKEPGCSAIEVGGEIHEFFVGDKTHRRYREMEVMLGEMATKLREAGHVARTEGVLFDIEEEEKEGALSWHSEKLAIAFGLIASEKSAAIRIVKNLRVCWDCHEASKVISKVYHREIVLRDRNRFHHFKAGLCSCMDYW; translated from the exons ATGAGATCGCTGCGAAATGTGATACCCCGATACAACCCTGCGGCGCTGATCGACTCCACGACCACCCTCccccaa atccaccaaatccacGCCCACCTCCTCGTCGCCGGATTCTTAGGCGACCCCTTCCACTACGCCAAACTCGTCGCCGACTTagccctctcctcctcctcctcctcctcctccaacctCGCCTAcgcccacctcctcctccgccgctccccACACCCCCCATCGCTCTTCGCGCTCAACTCCCTCATCCGCGCCCATTCCAAGGGCCCCGACCCGCTCCTCGCATTCCCCCTctaccgccgcctcctccgctccCTCCCCCCCGACAACTTCACCTTCACCTTCCTCGTCCGcgccagcgccgccgccgccgccgcctccggccCCGCCGTGCACGCCGCAGCGCTCCGCCGCGGCCTCGCCGCCGACGCTCATGTCCAGAGCGGCCTCATCCACATGTACGCCGAGCTCGGCCTCCCCGCCGCCTCCCGCGCCGTCTACGACGAGGTGGAACGGCCGGACCTGGTCGCCCGAACCGCCATGGTGGGCGCCCTCGCCCAGTGCGGTGAGGTCGGCTCCGCTCGCGAaatgttcgacgaaatgccccgGCGGGACCCCGTCGCCTGGAACGCCATGATAGCGGGGTACGCCCACGTGGGTCGGTCCAGGGAGGCGCTGGAGCTGTTCTCAGCCATGCAATCGGAAGGGGTGAGGGTGGGCGAGGCCACCATGGTCTCTGTCCTCACCGCGTGCGCCCACCTTGGCGCGCTGGATCAGGGGAAGTGGGCGCACGCGTACGTGCAAAAGCACAAGCTCCGCATCACCGTAACGCTCGGCACCGCCCTCATTGACATGTACTCCAAGTGCGGCAACATCGAGCGCGCCATGGAGGTGTTCCGCTCCATGCGGGAGCGGAACGTGTACACGTGGAGCAGCGCCATCGGCGGGCTCGCCATGAACGGCGCCAGCGAGGAGTGCCTCGAGCTCTTCGACCTCATGCAGCGAGAGGGAGTCCAACCCAACGCGATAACCTTCCTCTCCGTGCTCCGCGCGTGCTGCGTCGCGGGGCTCGTGGACGAGGGCCGCGCATACTTCGCCTCTATGCGGGCGCGCCACGGGATCGAGCCGTGGCAGGAGCACTACGGGTGCGTGGTGGACCTGTACGGGCGCGCGGGGCGCCTGGGCGAGGCTCTCGCGTTCATCAACGCCATGCCCACGGCGCCCCACGCGGGCGCGTGGGGCGCGCTCCTCCACGCGTGCAGGCTCCACGGGGACGTGGCGTTGGGCGAGCACGCGACGCGCCGGATCCTGGAGAGCGAGTCCGCGAACGACGCCGCGCACGTCCTTTTGTCGAACACCTACGCGGCGTCCCGGGACTGGGCCGGGGTGAGCCGCGTGCGCGAGTCGATGCGCGCGAAGGGGGTGCGCAAGGAGCCCGGGTGCAGCGCCATAGAAGTCGGCGGCGAGATCCACGAGTTCTTCGTGGGGGACAAGACCCACCGCCGATATCGGGAGATGGAAGTAATGCTGGGGGAAATGGCGACGAAGTTGAGGGAGGCGGGACACGTGGCGAGGACGGAGGGCGTGTTGTTCGAcatagaggaggaggagaaggagggcGCGCTGAGCTGGCACAGCGAGAAGCTCGCGATCGCGTTCGGGCTAATCGCGTCGGAGAAGAGCGCGGCTATAAGGATAGTGAAGAACCTGAGGGTGTGCTGGGATTGCCACGAGGCTAGTAAAGTTATATCCAAGGTGTACCACAGGGAGATTGTGCTCAGGGATAGGAATCGCTTTCACCATTTTAAAGCTGGGCTGTGTTCTTGTATGGACTACTGGTga
- the LOC109722638 gene encoding protein arginine methyltransferase NDUFAF7, mitochondrial isoform X2, with product MLRRSLSRLSPLLSNGALRPLPPLSSLSLRPLRLSSSSQTLNPPTTPPPQEDDAINDLEGPAPRMTVSIDRSGLHNPPEHSHEASSDSELVKHLKSIIRFRGGPISVAEYMEEVLTNPHSGFYINRDVFGASGDFVTSPEVSQMFGEMVGVWTMCLWEQMGQPENVNLIELGPGRGTLMADLLRGSSKFVNFTKSLNIHLVECSPALQKVQYNTLKCAEDVLGEESSTKRPISGISGAPVHWHAALEQVPSGLPTIILAHEFYDALPIHQFQKTSRGWCEKMIDVSEDSSFQFVLSRHPSPSLLYLSKRCKWASAAEVEQFEHIEVCPKAMELTEQIAKRISLDGGGALIIDYGKNGIVSDSLQIIG from the exons ATGCTTCGGAGATCGCTCTCGCGACTCTCGCCTCTCCTCTCCAATGGCGCCCTCCGCCCCCttcctcccctctcctctctctcccttcgcCCTCTGCGTCTCTCGTCCTCCTcgcaaaccctaaaccctcctACTACTCCTCCGCCTCAAGAGGACGACGCCATTAACGACCTTGAAGGTCCCGCCCCGAGGATGACCGTCTCGATCGATCGCTCCGGGTTACACAATCCCCCAG AGCACTCGCATGAGGCTTCGTCGGATTCTGAGCTCGTTAAGCATCTCAAGAGCATTATAAGG TTTCGTGGAGGTCCAATATCAGTTGCTGAGTACATGGAAGAAGTTTTGACTAATCCGCATTCAGGATTTTACATTAATCGAGATGTATTCGGCGCTTCTGGTGATTTTGTCACGTCTCCTGAAGTGAGCCAAATGTTTGGCGAG ATGGTTGGAGTATGGACTATGTGCCTTTGGGAGCAGATGGGACAGCCTGAAAATGTGAATCTAATTGAACTTGGCCCAGGACGTGGTACCCTAATGGCTGATTTACTTCGT GGCTCATCCAAATTTGTCAATTTCACAAAGTCGCTCAACATTCACTTGGTAGAGTGCAGTCCTGCCTTGCAGAAGGTTCAGTACAATACATTAAAATGTGCAGAGGATGTTCTTGGTGAAGAAAGTAGCACAAAAAGGCCAATTAGTGGGATATCCGGAGCTCCGGTTCATTGGCATGCCGCTCTGGAACAGGTTCCGTCCGGAT TGCCAACAATTATCCTCGCACACGAGTTCTATGATGCTCTACCAATCCATCAATTTCAG AAAACTTCACGTGGGTGGTGTGAGAAGATGATAGACGTCTCTGAGGATTCATC GTTTCAATTTGTTCTATCTCGACATCCCAGCCCCTCTCTACTTTACCTATCCAAGCGTTGCAAATGGGCTAGTGCTGCGGAAGTAGAGCAGTTCGAACATATTGAAGTGTGTCCGAAAGCAATGGAGCTTACTGAACAAATTGCAAAGAGAATTAGTTTGGATGGTGGGGGAGCTCTGATAATTGATTATGGCAAAAATGGAATTGTTTCAGATAGTCTGCAG ATTATAGGCTGA
- the LOC109722226 gene encoding protein QUIRKY, producing MTGPPTAAAAGGNVRKLVVEVVDARDLVPKDGQGSCSAYAVVDFDGQRKRTPTAPRDLNPQWHHRLEFVVSEPAAMDAEELDVELYHDRRFSAPSSAPRKNQFLGRVRICGSQFARRGDEGIIYFPLEKRNLLSWVRGEIGLKIYYYDEPAPPPPEEKQPDSAGAAEPPAAPDHSAAAEEPKELPEVPAPTEAAVEIQQLPPPSPPPAGAEEASPPPEAHPAPEAEVADPYPPEVRKAHTTSSTERVRRSRRSNGGDYHPAPAPAPAPGPAHAPRVISGRFVSSAEPVERVQTTYDLVEPMQYLFVRVVRARGLRPCESPYVKVRTGSQSFRSKPARDSGTGEPEWNQVFALSHAKPEPTLEISVWDGAPAAADAFLGGVCFDLSDVPVRDQPDGPLAPQWYRLEGSEPGPRSVSGDIMVSVWIGTQADDAFAEAWISDAPYVSHTRSKVYQSPKLWYLRVSVIEAQDLRLPAAAAPAPAPAPCTPLDVRVKVQLGFQSARTRRSTVSGSGSTFSWAEDLMFVAAEPLDDQLVVLVEDRSAAKDPALLGLAAVPVPSVEQRLDERHVPASRWVNLEAEAEGGYRGRVHLRLCLEGGYHVLDEAAHVCSDYRPTAKQLWKPPVGVLELGILGARGLLPMKTKGGGGGKGSTDAYCVAKYGKKWVRTRTVTDSLDPRWNEQYTWQVYDPCTVLTVAVFDNWRMFADAAGEERPDYRIGKVRIRVSTLESNRAYTASFPLLVLLRSGLKKMGEVQLAVRFACPALLPDTWAMYAQPMLPRMHYLRPIGVAQQEALRGAAIRTVAGWLARAEPPLGPEVVRYVLDADAHGWSVRRSKANWFRIMGVVAWAVGLARWVDDVRRWRSPVTTVLVHVLYLVLVWYPELVVPTGALYVFLIGVWYYRFRPKGPAGMDARLSQADTVEQDELEEEFEPVPTSVEVLRVRYERLRTLAGRVQRVIGDLAAQGERLQALVSWRDPRATRIFIAVCLAVALVLYTVPPKMVAVALGFYFLRHPMFRDPMPPAAVNFFRRLPSLSDRLL from the coding sequence ATGACGGGCCCCCccaccgccgcggccgccgGGGGCAACGTGCGGAAGctggtggtggaggtggtggaCGCGCGCGACCTCGTCCCCAAGGACGGGCAGGGCTCCTGCAGCGCCTACGCCGTCGTCGACTTCGACGGGCAGCGCAAGCGCACCCCCACAGCCCCCCGCGACCTCAACCCCCAGTGGCACCACCGCCTCGAGTTCGTCGTGTCGGAGCCCGCCGCCATGGACGCCGAGGAGCTCGACGTCGAGCTCTACCACGACCGCCGCTTCTCCGCCCCCTCCTCCGCTCCCCGCAAGAACCAGTTCCTCGGCCGCGTCCGCATCTGCGGCTCCCAGTTCGCCCGCCGCGGCGACGAGGGCATCATCTACTTCCCCCTCGAGAAGCGCAACCTCCTCAGCTGGGTCCGTGGCGAGATCGGCCTCAAGATCTACTACTACGACGAGCCCGCCCCACCTCCCCCCGAGGAGAAGCAGCCCGACTCCGCCGGAGCCGCGGAGCCCCCCGCGGCGCCGGAtcactccgccgccgccgaggagcCGAAGGAGCTCCCGGAGGTCCCCGCCCCGACGGAGGCCGCCGTGGAGATACAGCAGCTCCCCCCTCCCTCGCCCCCTCCCGCCGGGGCGGAGGAGGCCTCTCCGCCGCCGGAGGCTCACCCGGCGCcggaggcggaggtggcggaTCCGTACCCGCCGGAGGTGAGGAAGGCGCATACGACGTCGAGCACGGAGAGGGTCCGTAGGTCGAGGAGATCGAACGGCGGGGACTACCACCcggcccccgcccccgcccccgcccccggcCCCGCTCACGCGCCGCGGGTGATCTCGGGCCGGTTCGTGTCGTCGGCCGAGCCGGTCGAGCGGGTCCAGACCACCTACGACCTCGTGGAGCCGATGCAGTACCTCTTCGTCCGCGTCGTCAGGGCGCGGGGCCTCCGCCCGTGCGAGTCGCCCTACGTGAAGGTCCGGACCGGGTCCCAGTCGTTCCGGTCGAAGCCGGCGCGCGACTCCGGCACGGGCGAGCCGGAGTGGAACCAGGTGTTCGCGCTGAGCCACGCGAAGCCGGAGCCGACGCTGGAGATCTCCGTGTGGGACGGCGCCCCCGCCGCGGCGGACGCGTTCCTCGGCGGGGTCTGCTTCGACCTCTCCGACGTGCCGGTCCGGGACCAGCCCGACGGCCCGCTAGCCCCGCAGTGGTACCGGCTCGAGGGTTCCGAGCCGGGCCCCCGCTCGGTGTCGGGCGACATCATGGTGTCGGTGTGGATCGGGACCCAGGCCGACGACGCGTTCGCGGAGGCGTGGATCTCGGACGCGCCGTACGTGAGCCACACCCGGTCCAAGGTGTACCAGTCCCCCAAGCTGTGGTACCTCCGCGTGTCGGTGATCGAGGCCCAGGACCTGCGGCTCCCCGCGGCCGCGGCCCCGGCCCCGGCCCCGGCCCCCTGCACGCCGTTGGACGTGCGCGTGAAGGTGCAGCTGGGCTTCCAGTCGGCGCGCACCCGCAGGTCGACGGTGAGCGGGAGCGGGTCGACGTTCTCGTGGGCGGAGGACCTGATGTTCGTGGCCGCGGAGCCGCTCGACGATCAGCTGGTCGTGCTCGTCGAGGACCGGTCGGCGGCCAAGGACCCGGCGCTGCTGGGCCTCGCGGCGGTCCCCGTCCCCTCCGTCGAGCAGCGCCTGGACGAGCGCCACGTGCCGGCCTCCAGGTGGGTCAACCTCGAGGCCGAGGCCGAGGGCGGGTACCGCGGGCGGGTCCACCTGCGGCTCTGCCTGGAGGGCGGGTACCACGTGCTCGACGAGGCGGCGCACGTCTGCAGCGACTACAGGCCCACGGCGAAGCAGCTGTGGAAGCCCCCCGTGGGGGTGCTGGAGCTGGGGATCCTCGGGGCGCGGGGCCTGCTCCCGATGAAGACCaaaggaggcggaggaggcaaGGGCTCCACCGACGCCTACTGCGTGGCCAAGTACGGAAAGAAGTGGGTCCGGACGCGGACCGTGACGGACAGCCTCGACCCGCGGTGGAACGAGCAGTACACCTGGCAGGTGTACGACCCCTGCACGGTGCTGACGGTGGCGGTGTTCGACAACTGGCGCATGTTCGCTGATGCGGCCGGCGAGGAGCGGCCCGACTACCGCATCGGCAAGGTGCGCATCCGGGTGTCGACGCTGGAGAGCAACCGCGCGTACACGGCGTCGTTCCCGCTGCTCGTGCTGCTGCGCTCGGGGCTGAAGAAGATGGGCGAGGTGCAGCTGGCGGTGCGGTTCGCCTGCCCGGCGCTGCTGCCCGACACCTGGGCCATGTACGCGCAGCCGATGCTGCCGCGCATGCACTACCTGCGCCCCATCGGGGTGGCCCAGCAGGAGGCGCTGCGCGGGGCGGCAATTCGCACCGTCGCCGGGTGGCTGGCGCGGGCGGAGCCGCCGCTGGGCCCGGAGGTGGTGCGCTACGTGCTGGACGCGGACGCGCACGGGTGGAGCGTGCGGCGGAGCAAGGCGAACTGGTTCCGGATCATGGGGGTGGTGGCGTGGGCCGTGGGGCTGGCTCGGTGGGTGGACGACGTGCGGCGGTGGAGGAGCCCCGTGACGACGGTGCTGGTGCACGTGCTGTACCTGGTGCTGGTGTGGTATCCGGAGCTGGTGGTGCCGACGGGGGCGCTGTACGTGTTCCTGATAGGGGTGTGGTACTACCGGTTCAGGCCAAAGGGCCCGGCCGGGATGGACGCAAGGCTGTCGCAGGCCGACACGGTGGAGCAGGACGAACTGGAGGAGGAGTTCGAGCCGGTGCCCACGTCGGTGGAGGTGCTGCGGGTGCGGTACGAGAGGCTGAGGACGCTGGCAGGGAGGGTGCAGAGGGTGATCGGGGACCTGGCGGCGCAGGGAGAGCGGCTGCAGGCGCTGGTGAGCTGGAGGGACCCCAGGGCCACCAGGATATTCATCGCCGTCTGCCTTGCGGTGGCGCTGGTGCTCTACACGGTGCCGCCGAAGATGGTGGCGGTAGCGCTCGGCTTCTACTTCCTCCGGCACCCCATGTTCAGGGACCCCATGCCGCCCGCCGCCGTCAACTTCTTCCGCCGCCTGCCCAGCCTCTCAGACAGACTTTTGTAA